From a region of the Zingiber officinale cultivar Zhangliang chromosome 4B, Zo_v1.1, whole genome shotgun sequence genome:
- the LOC121977975 gene encoding beta-hexosaminidase 3-like, with protein sequence MLMEKGNGGRGVALLLGFLAFFALAFGGEDEGVSVWPMPKSESHGSQTLSLSKDFKLTTRGSNYPDGSGLLKEAFWRMVDVVQVNHIVDGRVPSSMVLAGLNVAISSADDVLNFGVDESYKLDVPAVGGLIYANVEAQTVYGALHALETFSQLCHFNFDERIVELHSAPWSIFDEPRFPYRGLLIDTSRHYLPLPVMKVVIDSMTYSKLNVLHWHIVDEQSFPLEIPSFPRLWFGSYSYSERYTVANALEIVHYAQRRGINVLAEIDVPGHSHSWGVGYPDLWPSSDCNQPLDVSKEFTFEVIEGILSDFSKIFNFKFVHLGGDEVNTSCWSDTPHVKEWLNKHGMTESDGYKYFVLRAQKIAISHGYEVINWEETFDNFGKQLSPETVVHNWLGDGVAEKVVAMGLRCIVSNQDKWYLDHLDATWEGFYMNEPLTNITIPEQQKRVIGGEVCMWGEQIDASDIEQTIWPRAAAAAERLWTPIEKLASDPTLVTGRLAQFRCLLNQRGIAAAPLAGPGRAPPVGPGSCLKQ encoded by the exons ATGCTGATGGAAAAGGGAAATGGGGGAAGAGGAGTTGCGCTCTTGCTCGGGTTCCTTGCTTTTTTCGCGCTGGCGTTTGGCGGAGAAGACGAAGGAGTTAGCGTCTGGCCGATGCCCAAGTCGGAGAGCCATGGCTCGCAGACGCTGTCCTTGAGCAAGGATTTCAAGTTGACGACAAGGGGAAGCAACTACCCGGACGGCTCCGGGCTATTGAAGGAAGCTTTTTGGAGGATGGTTGATGTGGTCCAAGTGAATCATATTGTTGATGGCCGAGTTCCAAGTTCGATGGTGCTCGCTGGGTTAAATGTCGCAATTTCTTCAGCAGATGATGTG CTGAATTTTGGGGTTGATGAGTCCTATAAATTGGATGTTCCTGCTGTTGGAGGTCTCATATATGCAAATGTAGAG GCACAAACTGTTTATGGAGCGCTTCATGCTTTGGAG ACTTTCAGTCAATTGTGCCACTTTAATTTCGATGAGAGAATTGTTGAATTACATTCAGCTCCTTGGTCTATTTTTGATGAACCAAGGTTTCCTTATCGTGGACTTCTTATTG ACACTTCTCGGCATTACCTACCTCTACCAGTAATGAAAGTTGTTATTGATTCAATGACCTATAGTAAGTTG AATGTGCTTCACTGGCACATTGTGGATGAGCAATCCTTCCCCTTGGAGATACCTTCATTTCCAAGATTGTGGTTTGGCTCATACTCTTATTCCGAGCGGTACACTGTGGCCAATGCTCTTGAAATTGTACA TTATGCACAAAGAAGGGGAATAAATGTCTTGGCTGAGATTGATGTTCCAGGCCATTCTCACTCCTG GGGTGTTGGATATCCTGATTTATGGCCATCATCAGATTGCAATCAGCCTCTTGATGTCAGTAAGGAGTTCACATTCGAAGTAATAGAAGGAATTCTTTCTG atttctCAAAGATTTTCAACTTCAAGTTTGTCCACCTAGGAGGTGACGAAGTAAACACAA GTTGCTGGTCTGATACCCCTCATGTAAAGGAATG GTTGAATAAACATGGGATGACTGAATCTGATGGCTACAAGTACTTTGTTTTGAGGGCACAAAAAATAGCTATATCGCATGGATATGAAGTCATCAATTG GGAAGAGACTTTCGACAACTTTGGGAAACAACTAAGCCCTGAAACTGTAGTTCATAACTG GCTCGGCGATGGAGTAGCGGAGAAGGTGGTCGCTATGGGACTTAGATGCATCGTCAGCAACCAGGACAAGTGGTATTTAGATCACTTAGATGCTACATGGGAGGGGTTCTACATGAATGAACCCCTCACAAACATTACTATCCCTGAACAACAAAAACGAGTTATAGGCGGTGAGGTGTGCATGTGGGGAGAACAAATTGATGCATCTGATATCGAGCAAACCATTTGGCCAAGGGCTGCAGCTGCTGCAG AACGACTGTGGACTCCTATTGAGAAACTAGCAAGTGATCCAACACTAGTTACAGGGAGACTGGCTCAGTTCAGGTGTTTGCTCAACCAGAGGGGGATTGCTGCTGCACCATTAGCAGGACCTGGACGTGCCCCTCCGGTAGGGCCTGGTTCTTGCCTGAAACAGTAA
- the LOC121978696 gene encoding MADS-box transcription factor 26-like: protein MVRGKVQLKLIENPVHRQVTFCKRRAGLLKKARELSVLCDADVGIMVFSAHGKLYELATKGTMEGLIERYKMTSKEAQNYVSAAMDPPQDSEQEISRLKEEINVLQKSLRHMFGEGCSGHEQMNLDELYILERHFGIWIDHIRTKKMQIMFQEIESLKSKEGMLKATNEFLQEKIVEEQGAYDAASVMVQPKGHFEMPPTAVADHINAYPLTVQDQLNNFEGPETGFSF from the exons ATGGTGCGAGGTAAGGTgcagctcaagctcatcgagaacCCGGTTCACCGGCAAGTGACCTTTTGCAAGCGTCGGGCGGGGCTGCTGAAGAAGGCCCGCGAGCTGTCGGTGCTGTGCGACGCCGACGTCGGCATCATGGTCTTCTCCGCCCACGGCAAGCTCTATGAACTGGCCACGAAGGG GACAATGGAGGGATTGATCGAGAGGTACAAGATGACATCTAAAGAAGCTCAAAACTATGTGAGTGCTGCCATGGATCCACCTCAG GATTCCGAACAAGAGATTTCCAGGCTGAAGGAAGAGATCAATGTTCTGCAAAAGAGCCTGAG GCACATGTTTGGAGAAGGATGCTCTGGTCATGAGCagatgaaccttgatgaactgtACATACTAGAAAGGCATTTTGGAATTTGGATAGACCACATCAGGACCAAGAAG ATGCAGATCATGTTCCAAGAGATTGAATCCCTGAAGAGCAAG GAGGGCATGCTGAAAGCCACCAATGAGTTCCTCCAAGAGAAG ATTGTGGAGGAACAGGGGGCTTATGATGCAGCCTCAGTGATGGTCCAACCCAAAGGGCACTTTGAGATGCCTCCAACTGCAGTTGCTGACCACATTAATGCTTACCCACTGACTGTACAGGACCAGCTTAACAATTTTGAGGGCCCTGAAACAGGCTTCTCCTTCTGA